Proteins from one Mesoplodon densirostris isolate mMesDen1 chromosome 1, mMesDen1 primary haplotype, whole genome shotgun sequence genomic window:
- the LOC132486655 gene encoding HMG box transcription factor BBX-like gives MKGSHRNKGYSAEGEGAGKRPKRKCLQWHPLLAKKLLDFSEEEEEEDEEEDIDKVQLLGAAGLEQDGETEDDESPEQRARRPMNAFLLFCKRHRSLVRQEHRNRLDNRGATKILADWWAVLDPKEKQKYTDMAKEYKHAFMKANPGYKWCATTNKPVKSPTSTVNPREKLWAFPSDSSRALPSPKKTKPEEMPQLNFGLADPTQMGGLSMLLLAGEHVLGTPEISSGTCRPDVSESSELRQESPLFQFAEISSGTSHPDVPSKQCQASALFQFAEICSKTSQLGGAEPVKRCGESALFQLAEMCLASEGLKMEESKLIKAKESDGGRIQELEKGKEEREMKMEKIDEARFQKEAEFEKSAKENVRDSKELRNFEELRMDDIMGIKMEAPKAIKKEELEEDQKCSHFPDFSYSGSSKIIISDVPSRKDHMCHPHGIRIIEIPTALSKPEKLKKEKKKTKMDRQGNDKSTPKKTCKKRQSSESDIESVMYTIEAVAKGDWGIEKLGDTPRKQVHTSSSGKGSILDAKPPKKKVKSREKKMSKERSSDTTQESRPQDFISISASKNISGEVPEGIKAEPLTPTEDALPPSLSGQAKPEDSECHRKIETCGSRKSERSCKGALYKTLVSEGMLTSLRANVGRGKRRSGKGKSSDHEECWHEESWTFHQSGTSGSKKFKKTKPKEDSLLGSAKLDEEFEKKFNSLPQYSPVTFDQKCVPVPRKKKKTGHMSSEPTQTSKGPFQSQKKNLFHKIVSKYKHKKEKPNVPEKGSGDKWSNKQLFLAAIHPTEAIFSEDRNTTEPAYKVTNAPSIPNTPEPTRAQEPLVGSQKRKARKTKITHLVRTADGRVSPAGGTLDDKPNEHLQRSLVKVTETGCNDECSHNREATETRSSTPEIPAVSAFFSLAVPAEVAAMENA, from the coding sequence ATGAAAGGCAGTCATAGAAATAAAGGTTATtccgcagaaggagaaggagctggaaaacgaccaaaacggaagtgccttcagtggcatccattgctagcaaagaaacttcttgacttttcagaagaggaagaagaggaagacgaaGAGGAGGATATTGATAAGGTTCAACTTCTTGGGGCCGCTGGTCTAGagcaagatggtgaaactgaagatgatgaatcaccagaacagcgagcccggagaccaatgaatgcatttctcttattttgcaaacgtcatcgctctcttgtacgtcaggaacacaggaacaggcttgataaccgaggtgctaccaagatactagctgattggtgggctgttctcgatccaaaggaaaagcagaaatacacagacatggccaaggagtataaacatgcatttatgaaagcaaatcctGGCTACAAATGGTGTGCTACCACAAACAAGCCTGTGAAATCCCCAACATCCACTGTCAATCCACGGGAGAAACTATGGGCCTTCCCATCTGACTCTTCAAGAGCATTGCCaagccccaagaaaacaaagcctgaagaaatgcctcagcttaactttgggctggctgatcctactcaaatgggaggcctgagcatgctgcttttagctggagaacatgttcttggtacaccagagatatcctctggcacttgcaggcctgatgtttcagaatcctctgaattgcgtcaggagtcaccattatttcagtttgccGAGATATCTTCAGGTACCTCCCACCCTGATGTTCCGTCAAAACAATGTCAAGCATCAGCCTTGTTTCAGTTTGCAGAGATTTGTTCGAAGACTTCACAGTTGGGCGGTGCTGAACCTGTAAAACGCTGTGGAGAGTCTGCACTCTTTCAACTGGCAGAGATGTGCCTGGCATCAGAGGGGttgaaaatggaagaatcaaagctaataaaagccaaagaatcagatggcggaagaattcaagaactggagaagggcaaggaagaaagagaaatgaaaatggagaaaatagatgaagccaggttccagaaagaagcagaatttgaaaaatcagctaaggaaaatgtaagagattctaaggaattaagaaattttgaggagctgcgaatggatgatataatgggtataaaaatggaagctcctaaagcaattaaaaaggaagaattagaggaagatcaaaaatgtagtcacttccctgatttttcttactctggcagtagcaagataataataagcgatgttcccagtaggaaggatcacatgtgccatcctcatggcattaggatcatcgagattcccacagcgttaagcaaaccagaaaagctaaaaaaggaaaagaagaaaaccaaaatggatcGACAGGGAAATGATAAATCCACACCCAAGAAGACTTGCAAAAAGAGGCAGTCCTCGGAATCTGATATCGAGAGTGTCATGTACACCATTGAAGCTGTTGCAAAGGGAGACTGGGGCATCGAGAAGCTTGGAGATACCCCTCGCAAGCAGGTGCATACATCCTCGAGTGGCAAGGGAAGCATTTTGGATGCCAAGccaccaaagaagaaagtgaaatcaagagagaagaaaatgtcaaaggagagatcctcagacaccacccaagagtcaagacctcaagattttatcagtatttctgccagcaagaacatttctggtgaggtcccagagggtataaaagcagaacccttgacccctacggaggatgcattaccacccagtctatcgggacaggccaagcctgaggacagtgagtgtcacagaaaaatagagacttgtggctcccggaaatctgagaggtcttgcaaaggtgctctttataaaaccctggtgtctgagggtatgctcacctctctgcgagctaatgttggcagagggaaacgaaggtcaggaaaaggaaagtcctctgatcatgaagagtgttggcatgaagaaagctggacatttcaccagagtgggaccagtggaagcaagaagttcaagaagacaaagccaaaggaagactctctccttggctcagcaaagctggatgaagaatttgaaaagaaattcaacagcctccctcagtatagtcctgttacatttgaccagaaatgtgtacctgtcccaagaaaaaagaagaagaccggacatatgtcctcagaaccgacccaaaccagcaaaggtcctttccagtctcagaaaaagaacttattccacaaaattgtcagcaaatacaagcacaaaaaggagaagcctaatgttccggaaaaaggaagtggggataaatggtcaaacaagcaactcttcttggctgccattcaccctacagaagccatattttcagaagacagaaacaccacagagcctgcttataaggttacaaatgccccatccattcccaacactccagagccaacaagggcgcaagaacccttggtgggcagtcagaagagaaaagcaaggaaaaccaagatcacacaccttGTCAGGACAGCAGATGGCCGGGTATCACCAGCAGGAGGTACTTTGGATGACAAACCAAATGAACACCTGCAGAGGAGTCTTGTTAAGGTGACCGAGACAGGCTGCAATGACGAATGCTCACACAACCGAGAAGCCACGGAGACGCGGAGCAGCACCCCGGAGATACCCGCCGTGTCTGCGTTCTTCAGCCTCGCTGTGCCGGCCGAAGTGGCTGCCATGGAAAATgcatag
- the LOC132489338 gene encoding LOW QUALITY PROTEIN: HMG box transcription factor BBX-like (The sequence of the model RefSeq protein was modified relative to this genomic sequence to represent the inferred CDS: inserted 2 bases in 1 codon; substituted 1 base at 1 genomic stop codon): MKGSHRNKDYSAEGEGAGKRPKRKCLQWHPLLAKKLLDFSEEEEEEDEEEDIDKVQLLGAAGLEQDGETEDDESPEQRARRPMNAFLLFCKRHRSLVRQEHRNRLDNRGATKILADWWAVLDPKEKQKYTDMAKEYKHAFMKANPGYKWCATTNKPVKSPTSTVNPREKLWAFPSDSSRALPSPKKTKPEEMPQLNFGLADPTQMGGLSMLLLAGEHVLGTPEISSGTCMPDVSESSELRQESPLFQFAEISSGTSHPDVPSKQCQASALFQFAEICSKTSQLGGAEPVKRCGESALFQLAETEGGNEGQEKESPLIMKSVGMKKAGHFTRVGPVEARSSRRQSQRKTLSLAQQSWMKNLKRNSTASLSIVLLHWTRNVYLSQEKRRRPDICPQNRPKPAKVLSSLRKRTYSTKLSANTSTKRRSLMFRKKEVGINGQTGNSSWLPFTLQKPYFQKTETPQSLLIRLQMPHPFPTLQSQQGRKNPWWAVKREKQGKPRSHTLSGQQMAGYHQQEVLWMTNQRNTCRGVLLRXPRQAAMTNAHTTERPRRRGAAPRRCPPCLRSSASLCRPKWLPWKXCIEVRDQLRSPMMDSQKKCPRLLYLFLALTSEAPFNCKTLCFTYYPSLVFIERC; this comes from the exons atgaaaggcagtcatagaaataaagattattccgcagaaggagaaggagctggaaaacgaccaaaacggaagtgccttcagtggcatccattgctagcaaagaaacttcttgacttttcagaagaggaagaagaggaagacgaaGAGGAGGATATTGATAAGGTTCAACTTCTTGGGGCCGCTGGTCTAGagcaagatggtgaaactgaagatgatgaatcaccagaacagcgagcccggagaccaatgaatgcatttctcttattttgcaaacgtcatcgctctcttgtacgtcaggaacacaggaacaggcttgataaccgaggtgctaccaagatactagctgattggtgggctgttctcgatccaaaggaaaagcagaaatacacagacatggccaaggagtataaacatgcatttatgaaagcaaatcctggctacaaatggtgtgctaccacaaacaagcctgtgaaatccccaacatccactgtcaatccacgggagaaactatgggccttcccatctgactcttcaagagccttgccaagccccaagaaaacaaagcctgaagaaatgcctcagcttaactttgggctggctgatcCTACTCAAATGGGAGGCCTGAGCATGCTGCTTTTAGCTGGAGAACATGTTCTTGGTACACCAGAGATATCCTCTGGCACTTGCATGCCTGATGTTTCGGAATCCTCTGAATTGCGTCAGGAGTCaccattatttcagtttgccgagatatcttcaggtacctcccaccctgatgttccgtcaaaacaatgtcaagcatcagccttgtttcagtttgcagagatctgttcgaagacttcacagttgggcggtgctgaacctgtaaaacgctgtggagagtctgcactctttcaactggcagagacagagggg ggaaacgaaggtcaggaaaaggaaagtcctctgatcatgaagagtgttggcatgaagaaagctggacatttcaccagagtgggaccagtggaagcaagaagttcaagaagacaaagccaaaggaagactctctccttggctcagcaaagctggatgaagaatttgaaaagaaattcaacagcctccctcagtatagtcctgttacattggaccagaaatgtgtacctgtcccaagaaaaaagaagaagaccggACATATGTCCCCAGAACCGACCCAAACCAGCAAAGGTCCTttccagtctcagaaaaagaacttattccacaaaattgtcagcaaatacaagcacaaaaaggagaagcctaatgttccggaaaaaggaagtggggataaatggtcaaacaggcaactcttcttggctgccattcaccctacagaagccatattttcagaagacagaaacaccacagagcctgcttataaggttacaaatgccccatccattcccaacactccagagccaacaagggcgcaagaacccttggtgggcagtcaaaagagaaaagcaaggaaaaccaagatcacacaccttGTCAGGACAGCAGATGGCCGGGTATCACCAGCAGGAGGTACTTTGGATGACAAACCAAAGGAACACCTGCAGAGGAGTCTTGTTAAGGTGACCGAGACAGGCTGCAATGACGAATGCTCACACAACCGAGAGGCCACGGAGACGCGGAGCAGCACCCCGGAGATGCCCGCCGTGTCTGCGTTCTTCAGCCTCGCTGTGCCGGCCGAAGTGGCTGCCATGGAA ATgcatagaagtcagagatcaactccgctcccccatgatggacagccaaaagaaatgcccccgactcctgtacttatttcttgcgctgaccagtgaagcgccctttaattgtaaaacattgtgctttacctactaccctagccttgtctttattgagagatgctag